One Pleuronectes platessa chromosome 9, fPlePla1.1, whole genome shotgun sequence genomic region harbors:
- the LOC128447730 gene encoding N-acetyllactosaminide beta-1,3-N-acetylglucosaminyltransferase 3 isoform X1, translating to MRVRILKGSFGSVWNQTDGDLKMGNVRAKSLLLGISLGLLVLYLSKEFSAKRALLIPKTVREESSEMRRSIMNISYVYSFPRCQKNASAGNVEGFSSLPLLIQDFLYHKHCLHFPLLLDVPDKCGGADESAQVFLLLVIKSIPDNFERREVLRKTWAKERLHNGVQIRRIFLLGATGSGFERERQNKLLELEQNEYNDILQWDFRDTFYNLTLKQVLFLEWMDRNCPKARFLLNGDDDVFANTDNMVEYLQGLRDNDGSKHLFIGNLVQYLWTIRSPGSKYYVPVQVYESNLYPPYCGGGGFLLSGYSAMVIYNMSKSIPFIPIDDVYMGMCMAKAGLGPAHHMGIRTTGMYIPSHKLDEFDPCYYKEILLVHRFLPAGIYLMWQRINDPKLKCESGKKSFW from the coding sequence AGATTTAAAGATGGGAAACGTCCGCGCCAAATCATTGTTGCTGGGGATTTCTCTTGGTCTGTTGGTCCTCTATCTAAGTAAAGAATTTTCTGCCAAAAGAGCCCTTTTGATCCCCAAAactgtgagagaggagagcagtgaAATGAGAAGATCCATCATGAACATCTCCTACGTATACTCCTtcccaagatgccaaaaaaacgcatctgctggaaatgtggAAGGCTTcagctctcttcctcttctcattcaAGACTTTCTCTACCATAAACACTGTCTACATTTTCCACTGCTGCTGGACGTTCCTGACAAATGCGGAGGAGCTGATGAATCTGCACAGGTCTTTCTTCTCCTGGTCATTAAAAGCATCCCTGATAACTTTGAACGCAGAGAGGTACTGCGCAAAACCTGGGCTAAAGAGAGGCTGCACAATGGTGTGCAGATCCGGAGGATCTTCCTCTTAGGAGCGACAGGTTCTGGttttgaaagagagagacagaacaaACTTCTTGAACTGGAACAAAATGAGTACAATGACATTCTTCAATGGGACTTTAGAGACACGTTCTACAACCTCACTTTAAAGCAGGTACTCTTCCTagaatggatggatagaaatTGTCCGAAAGCTCGCTTCTTGCTAAATGGTGATGATGACGTTTTTGCCAACACAGACAACATGGTTGAGTATCTCCAAGGCCTCAGGGACAATGATGGAAGCAAGCACCTCTTCATCGGAAATTTGGTCCAGTACTTATGGACCATTAGATCACCAGGGAGCAAGTACTATGTCCCAGTACAAGTGTATGAGTCAAATTTATATCCCCCTTATTGTGGTGGTGGAGGCTTCCTCCTGTCGGGCTATTCAGCTATGGTCATATACAACATGTCCAAGTCCATCCCTTTTATTCCTATTGATGATGTTTACATGGGGATGTGTATGGCCAAAGCAGGATTAGGTCCAGCTCACCATATGGGTATAAGGACAACAGGAATGTACATTCCCTCGCATAAACTAGATGAATTTGATCCCTGCTATTATAAAGAGATTTTACTGGTGCACAGATTCCTTCCAGCAGGCATCTATCTTATGTGGCAAAGAATAAATGACCCCAAACTAAAATGTGAATCAGGGAAGAAATCTTTTTGGTAG
- the LOC128447730 gene encoding N-acetyllactosaminide beta-1,3-N-acetylglucosaminyltransferase 3 isoform X2, producing the protein MGNVRAKSLLLGISLGLLVLYLSKEFSAKRALLIPKTVREESSEMRRSIMNISYVYSFPRCQKNASAGNVEGFSSLPLLIQDFLYHKHCLHFPLLLDVPDKCGGADESAQVFLLLVIKSIPDNFERREVLRKTWAKERLHNGVQIRRIFLLGATGSGFERERQNKLLELEQNEYNDILQWDFRDTFYNLTLKQVLFLEWMDRNCPKARFLLNGDDDVFANTDNMVEYLQGLRDNDGSKHLFIGNLVQYLWTIRSPGSKYYVPVQVYESNLYPPYCGGGGFLLSGYSAMVIYNMSKSIPFIPIDDVYMGMCMAKAGLGPAHHMGIRTTGMYIPSHKLDEFDPCYYKEILLVHRFLPAGIYLMWQRINDPKLKCESGKKSFW; encoded by the coding sequence ATGGGAAACGTCCGCGCCAAATCATTGTTGCTGGGGATTTCTCTTGGTCTGTTGGTCCTCTATCTAAGTAAAGAATTTTCTGCCAAAAGAGCCCTTTTGATCCCCAAAactgtgagagaggagagcagtgaAATGAGAAGATCCATCATGAACATCTCCTACGTATACTCCTtcccaagatgccaaaaaaacgcatctgctggaaatgtggAAGGCTTcagctctcttcctcttctcattcaAGACTTTCTCTACCATAAACACTGTCTACATTTTCCACTGCTGCTGGACGTTCCTGACAAATGCGGAGGAGCTGATGAATCTGCACAGGTCTTTCTTCTCCTGGTCATTAAAAGCATCCCTGATAACTTTGAACGCAGAGAGGTACTGCGCAAAACCTGGGCTAAAGAGAGGCTGCACAATGGTGTGCAGATCCGGAGGATCTTCCTCTTAGGAGCGACAGGTTCTGGttttgaaagagagagacagaacaaACTTCTTGAACTGGAACAAAATGAGTACAATGACATTCTTCAATGGGACTTTAGAGACACGTTCTACAACCTCACTTTAAAGCAGGTACTCTTCCTagaatggatggatagaaatTGTCCGAAAGCTCGCTTCTTGCTAAATGGTGATGATGACGTTTTTGCCAACACAGACAACATGGTTGAGTATCTCCAAGGCCTCAGGGACAATGATGGAAGCAAGCACCTCTTCATCGGAAATTTGGTCCAGTACTTATGGACCATTAGATCACCAGGGAGCAAGTACTATGTCCCAGTACAAGTGTATGAGTCAAATTTATATCCCCCTTATTGTGGTGGTGGAGGCTTCCTCCTGTCGGGCTATTCAGCTATGGTCATATACAACATGTCCAAGTCCATCCCTTTTATTCCTATTGATGATGTTTACATGGGGATGTGTATGGCCAAAGCAGGATTAGGTCCAGCTCACCATATGGGTATAAGGACAACAGGAATGTACATTCCCTCGCATAAACTAGATGAATTTGATCCCTGCTATTATAAAGAGATTTTACTGGTGCACAGATTCCTTCCAGCAGGCATCTATCTTATGTGGCAAAGAATAAATGACCCCAAACTAAAATGTGAATCAGGGAAGAAATCTTTTTGGTAG